The Lutra lutra chromosome 7, mLutLut1.2, whole genome shotgun sequence genome segment GTGAATCACATGTGGGCCAACTGGTGGTGATCGCATTTCTCCTGTTAGTGACTATTTGAGGCATGTGGGCACACAATGAAATTCTGACCAGTAACACTTGCTGTGAGGTTTCTCagaaagtgtgtgtttgtgtgtaagtgtgtgaTCATTAATAAAAAGGATCACAAAGAAACactctcttttccattggacatagTTGAGTGTGGATGTGATCATTGACTGATTATAGCAATCTTGGGAACTTGAGGCTGACAAGATAAAGATTGGCAGagcagaagaatggaaagaatttgCCTTCTTGCTAACAAGCAACCTTGGAAATGCTCCACTTCTGAACTTATGTGAGGCAATAGGTTCCTTATATGGTTCATTTGAAATGAGCTGTTATTTGCAGCCAGAAGTATCCTGATATTCCACCACAAGGTATCCTATAACAAATACTGAAGAACAAAAACCAGCACTCCCCTAACCAATCTCTTCACCCCAGCTCTTCTCTAGAGGGACTCCCTTTCAACTTGTTTAGCTTTTTTGGCAAGCAATTTACTAACATGTTTCTAAATAATGGGCTTATAGTGCTATTTTCTTGATTTATCCACAGAGTGTTGACTCTCTGCTATGGGAGAGGAAAACGAAACATTTGCCCACGTCTTCCACTTCTCTTCCCTGCTCTCAATAGTTTTACAACATTTGAATAATCAATACTGTGCTTACATTATTATgactacataaatattatttaccaGTGAAGGGTTAAGTAGTGTACtgattgcatttctttcttttttaaagattgtatttatttattgacagagagatagagcacaagtaggaaaagcagcaggcagagggagagggagaggcaggctctctgctgagcagggagcccgatgtggggcgcatttcttttcttatacatttttttaccCCCACCCTTGTTTGTATACATGGCTTTCGGAGTGCCTGTTATTCATTCTTAAACTTTCCAACAGATGTGTAATAGTCTTTGAAAGtgattttttctttcccattaaagtttcttttctactctttccttcttccctctctcattctccccttctctttcacttctaaatttacttcctttcctttctccccctaTACCAGGCAATCACTCTGTGGTCACTAATATGTACAACTTTGTATGTCCTTGCAAAATGtgaagttctttgtatattttaaatttatataaatggctTTCCCTATGTATGCATTGTTTCCCATTTTCATAGGGTACTATCTTCTTATGGTCAAGCCATGTGTCCAAGTGTACATCTAAACCGTGGCTTGTAAATACCACAGAATACTTCATTGTGTAATCCAAAACATTTTTTACCTGTCTCTCAGGAACGGATGTCCGGGTGGTCTCCAAATCCACGACACAACAAATAATGCCCAATAATGGACCTCTATGAAAGTATCTTTGAGACATTACACCAAGCAGGACGACTGCTAGGTCAGAAAGTACGTCAACACAGAAGTGTCTGCTCTCCAGAAGAGCTGCATCTGGGCCTATGCTCCTATCACCAGTGCATGGTGGTTCCTAGATGCCCACATGCCTCCAACACTTGGTATCATTTAGTTTTCTAATTTTGTAGTTCTAAAAGGTATAAAATGATTAAGTCTTCATTTCTTATGAAGAAGAAATTTCCTAATTTCTAAAGAGTTTGGCCACCTTTTTAAGCTCTTCCAAAATTTGCCTTttcatagtcttttttaaaaaatttaaattcagggcgcctgggtggctcagtgggttaagccgctgccttcggctcaggtcatgatctcagggtcctgggatcgaggcccgcatcgggctctctgctcggcagggagcctgcttcctcctctctctctgcctgcctctctgcctgcttgtgatctctctctgtcaaataaataaataaataaaatcttttaaaaaaaaaatttttaaattcaactagccaacacattgtacatcattagtttcagatgtagtgttcaaccattcatcagttgcatattcCCTTCTCACAGTCGGGTCATTTTTCCATTGGTATTGTTTTCCGTTATGGATTTGCAGTTCCTTCTATAGTCTAATTAACCACTtgttgattttaaatatattttcttgcaCTCTGTTGCTTACTATAGATTTTGGGGGACCAAAAATGCTTAATTTTgatacaaaatttcttttttctttatacttcatacttttgaattttaagaaGTTAATTGCTATTTGTAGGTCACAGAGATATTCTCCCATACTTCCTTGTATTATAgttttcatcttttattatttaagtcTACCATTTAAGgaatctagtttcatttttctccatctaGTGAGCTAGTATCCTCAAAACCAACTAATAAAAAACTCTCCCTTTTACATTATGTCACATTTATAAGATATTAAGTTGCTATATATCCATGCTGTCTGTGCTCTATTCATTGACATTGTTCTAAGGCCACACCACAGTTTTTACTATGAGTTTGTGGTTATCTGATAGTCTTAATGTCTGGTAGGGAAAATTCTCCTTTTCTAAGTTTACTGTTCTTTGTGGACCTTATGCTttcatacagtttttaaaaaagatttttatttatttatttgagaaatatacagagatagtgagagagagcacaagaggggaggaggagaagcagtttccccagtgagcagagagctcaatgtgggcctgatcccaggaccctgaagatcatgacctgagccaaaggcagacgcttaactgactgagccatccaggagccccaactgttttttaagtaggctccaagtccaccatggagcccaactcaggacttgaactcatgaccctgagatcaagacttgaggtGAGACCAAAAGTctgacacttaatcgactgagccacccaggtaccccattcatacaaaattttaaagtaagtttgGGTTCTTCAAAAAGTCCAactggggggcagctgggtggctcagtgggtgaagcctacgcctttggctcaggtcatgatctcggggtgctgggatcaagcccccatctggctctctgctcagtagggagtctgcttctcctcctctctctgcctgcctctctgcctacttgtactctctgtgaaataaataaataaaatcttttaaaaaaaagtccaactgGAATTTGGTTGAGGTTACATTAAATTTTCAGACTAAATTCAGAATGGTTACTTTATAATACTGTCATCTcattggaagcaaggtttcttagaacatcttctatttttttttaagattttatttatttaatttagagatagagactgagagagcaggagcagggggaggagcagagggaaagggataagcCAAATCCATGCTGAGCGTTGAACCCTCCTCAGGGCTTCTATCCCCCCAaaccggagatcatgacctaagctgaaatcaagagtctgaacacttaaccgactcagccacccaggcgccccacatcttcTGTCTTTATTGGAGTTTTAAAGTTTCTCCAAACAGATCTTGAGTATTCTTGTTAATTccttgatactttttaaaaatttcctgctATTGTAAAATGATATTCTTTAGATTTTCATAGGCTGATCTTGGTCTGGCAACTTTGCTGACTCTCTTAATAGTTCAAAGAGAATTGAAAATGAGTCTAggtatatataatttgcaaaggAGTTTTTCCCCTCTTCCAATCCTTACACATTatcctacttcttcttcttttttttttttttaagattttatttatttgacagagatcacaagtaggcagagagacaggcgggggtggggggggggaagcaggctccctgtggagcagagagcccgatgtggggcttgatcccaggaccctgagatcatgacctgagccaaaggcagaggctttaacccactgagccacccaagcgccccaatttttttttttttaagattttacttatttatttgcgagagagcatgaaagaccataatcgggggaggggcagaggcaaagagagaagcaggctccccattgagcaggggaCCCCCCTccacccgagatcatgacctaagctgaaggccgatgctttgctgactgagccacccaggtgtccgatAGATTTTCTGATGTTGAGTCATCCTGAGATGAACCCTAGTTTGtcgtcattttttaaaaatgcaccatTGGATTTGGTTAGCTATTTTTAACAGcgaatatatattcataaacaaATGAACctcactttttcttcattttcatctgGTTTTGGAATTAAGGTTGTATTAaacttaaattctattttgtcaagggatgcctgggtggctcagttggttaagcatctgcctttagctcaggtcatgatccaagggtcctgggattgagccccatgtcaggctccctgctgagcaggaagtctgcttctccctctgtccttgctcccactcttgttctctctctctcaaataaataaaatctttttaaaaattccaattccTCCCTGGTTTTTTGGTTCGtatttgtcatatatatatatatttggtaacAACTTCATTTGGGTAAAATTCACATGTAATTCATTTACTCAAAGTGTACAATACAATGGTTTTTactatattcagagttgtgcaactataATCACCATCAATTTGCATCACCTCCATACCCCCAAACATCCACAAACCCTCCcattcccctcccacctcccagccttcGGTAACCACTGATACatgttcttttgttgttcttcttcttctttatagACTTGACTATTCTGGACTTTTGATGTATATGGGATCATACAGGGCAGTCTTTTGTGGCTATTTTTACTTagtatgttttcaagattcatctgaGTTGTAGCATGAATTAgcacttcctttcttctcatggctgaataatattccattgtttgaatataccataatttaccCCTCCAACAATTGATGATTATTTTATTGttcccaccttttggctattatgaataatgccatTATGAGCACTCATGTACAATTTTTTATATGGACTTACGCTTTCAATTCTCTTCAGCATATACCTAATTTGGAACCGCTGGGTCAAACAGCAACTGTTAGAGGAATTGCCAGACTGTAGCTATGCTATTTTACATTCTTAACAGCAGAGCAGTGTATAAAACTTCCAATTTCCAACCtcaccaagattttttttttttttatagccatCCCAgtgtgtgtgaagtggtatcttatcgtggctttggtttgcattttcctgatgactgataacattgagcatcttttttctctatcttctttggagaaatatctattcagatccttgaCCATCTCAAAAATTGCTTTCTCTTATGGTAATATTTTTAtgtggtaatatttttaaaaatatgtttttaggggtgcctgggtggctcagtgggttaaagcctctgccttcggctcaggtcatggtctcagggtcctaggatcaagccccacatcgggctctctgcttggcggggagcttgcttctccctctctctctctgcctgcctccctgcctacttgggatctctgtcaaataaataaataaaatctttttaaaaaaatgttttgaatgcAAGTTCTTATCTGatgtattatttgcaaatattttctcccattctgtgggttggtATACCTTTCTTCATCCTTTAACTTTCTTTTAACTCTATGTCTttaagtgaatttatttatttttaatcttaaaaacttttgaaatgatttttaatacGAGGGTCTCTTTCAATTTGTGAGTTTAAGgcacttatttcattttccacatGGTCAGAAGCAGTGACCAATGGTCACATTCCAATGGTCAAATTCACTTCTCTCCCTGGACATCTCCCTCCCTCATGTCCTCTTGCTCCAACCTGGACTGAATACTGTGGGCCTGCTGCAAAGCTGTTATCCTGCCCCTATGTTGGGTTGGTGCCCTGATTCACGGTATCTCTTGTCTTCCTTGATTTACTCCTTTATTCTTTGGGGAGTACATCCTCCAGTATCCTTTTTCAAAAGCTAAACAGAAAGTAAAGTTTTAAACCTCACATGTTAGGGCAATTTGATCTATAGAATTATAGGTGAGAAAAGCAATTATCTCCTGAAATCCAAATTGTTAAATTCCTAGTGGCCAATGAGTGTGGTTAGCAATGGATATTCTGTTAGGGAAATAAATCTAATTCCTCAGTTTCAGAAGGCAAGTAAGAAATATTCGCTTAGCAAGGGATGTCTCAAAAAAATTTACTGCCATTTGCTTCATGAGTTTGGAGAGCACAAGTTCAGATAGCAGGAAATTGTCCTCAGAAGTTGGAACTTTGATTCACCATCTTGTGTCATCCAGATTTGCTAATGAAGAGTCTAATTCACAGGTTTTCCTTGTACCTAAGTGattgcttcccccctccctttctttggaaattttttaaattttctctttgttcttggaGTTCTGACACTTCACAGTGCTATACCTTGGCGTGGATCTTTTTCATTATACTTGACACTCTGTTGGGCCTTTCGATCTGAAGACTGAAGTTCTGGGCATAGCGTctaatgttatttcattttaataacccCTTCAAcctcctttacattttttttcacattgtaaAAACTGATAATCTGATATTAGACccttattttatcttctgtgcctttaatcttttcttttactttctctctctttgaggTCTACTTTCAAAGGTATTTGCTTACCTACATCTTCTAActcttaattactttttttgtggggggagagagagggagagagaaggacagaaggggcagaaggagaaggagagaaagaacgctcagcatggagcctgacacagggcttgatctcacacctctgagatcatggccctaGTCACAATCAAGCATCTGACATCcaacctacccacccacccaggtgcccgctattaattacttttaaagtttaaacatttttgaaagttttactgtttttgggttttttaaaagattttatttatttatttatttatttgacagacagaaatcacaagtaggcagagaggcggggggaagcaggctccccaccgagcagagagcccgatgcggggctcgatcccaggaccctgagatcatgacctgagccgaaggcagaggctttaacccctgagccacccaggcgccccaaagttttACTGTTTTGATAACTGTTTCATTTCCTGTGTTGTTTTATAAATGCAGTGTCTCCAAGTCTTTTTATACAGCTTTTCTACTTACATAGTCAGCATTATCTCATATCCTAAGTATCTTAAAAAcatggtttttcatttttacatagtGCTCCATCAAAAGATCAAAATGTACCAAAGATTTTAAGCAGCATGAGGCATTATCAAATCCGTATTTCCTATGTTCAGCCTAGAAATAGTGGGAAGAATGAATTGGAGCAGATTAGAAAAAAGGGTCTGTAATCTAGGAGAAATGATGAAACCTCTTATCTAAGGCAATAGTGGAGGGGGGGTGTGGTAAATGCAAAAGAATAGCAGATAGATTCTGGGAGGTGGAGTGGCACAGGTCTTGGTGATTGactaaataagagaaaagaaaaaagttcagaatTAACCTCAGGTTTATGATTtgaacaaaagcaagaataagtgaattttttcaaataagaattaCGTATTTTGAGGGGCActtacttgggtggctcagttggttaagcctctaactggattttggctcaggtcatgatctcagggtcatgagatcaagccctgcctcagggtccCCGCTCAGTAgagattttctcctttcccttctacTCCTACTGTTCATGCTCTCactctaaaattaacaaatcttgggcgcctgggttgctcagtgggttaagccgctgccttcggctcaggtcatgatctcagggtcctgggatcgaggctcgcatcgggctctctgctcagcggggagcctgcttccctctctctctctctctctctctgtctgcctctctgtctacttgtgatctctctctgtcaaataaaaaaaaaaatctttaaaattaacaaatcttaaaaaaaaaagaattatttattttgaatatgctTAACAGTGATTTAACTATTGTTCCCTCTCAAGTGAGTGAAGCTAGATCAAACCTACATGTACGTTGCACTGTGCTGTACGATATGATTTTCCCCTAGTGCTATGGTCTCAGTGATAAGTCATTAACATTTAAAGAGAAATGTACAAGGTTCTAAAATAATGTTTGTATTTTTCATGAGAATATTTTTAGTTcgaaagattaaaaacattttaaaacatctttataaatattcttatctacaaagatatttttatttgtaattaaacATAAGAAAACATACCAAACCTTTAGAGtgaccaagtttttaaaaaatagcttatttgtttatttgagagagagaaagagagcacacgcATGAGttagggagaagcagaaggagagggataagcagatgctcctctgagcacagagcattGTGGAGCTCAacctcataaccctgagatcgtaGCATGAtacaaaatcgagagtcagatgcttaatcaactgagccaccagacaccccaAGTGACCAACTTTTTAATTaagattctttggaaaaatatttaacagtaaGGATGAAAAAACTGGCAGTAAACAAAAATTCAAGTTCAAAATTATGGCATCGTCCTTTCCCAGCAGCACCTCCTGCATGGCCCCTACTCCCCATGGGCACTTAAGTTTAAAATTATGGATGAAACactatgaaagaaaattttatcacAAGATagtagaatattttgaaataaaaagtcattctgccatataaatactttcattttttgtatATTCCCTTTGAGTCTCAAAATAAGTTCTACaagataatttccttttcatCAGTGAAATATCTGTTTACCATTTAACTATTTAAAGATATAGATGCAaataggggtgccagggtggcttagtcagttaagcgtctgactcttgatctcagctcagggcacgatctcagggtcgtgagttcaagccttacactgggctccatactcagagtggagcctactaaaaaaaaaaaccccaaaacaaaaaactatctaTCCAGATAGATGCAAATATATActaactatctttttttaaatagatgcaaatcattttatttcaaaaaaaaccCTTAGTTCTACTTAGAATcattagaatatttatatttaaatactccAACTTAATTTATGTGTATTAAGCAAGTGGGAGCTCCTACAGAAAAGTCTGatttggttttataaataatgaagatgatttaaaaggaaaaaaaaactaaacttaaaAGACGTATCTCAAACcacctgattttttaaagtcacaacAGCCATCTACTTCTAAAAAGTCCTTATCAAAGCTATTTCTTTAAACCCAACATTTACTAACTCAACAGATgggttttaaaaatgaggaatgtAATTTTACTTTCAACTCACTGATTATATACTCAActggcagctttaaaaaaaataattttagaatacaTGTAAGACCTGAATTAaaccattttcaacatttctccaGGACTTTTTGCTAACTGGCTTGTTTTTACATATGAGCTTTAAACATAGCTATCACAGGTAGTACACAAAAATAACTACTTGCGACTATAAAACCTCTCAAGTAAACTCCCAACATAACATcactgcttcttccttctcttgtaaGAATCATTACTGTGAACTCGTACTCGCTGGGACACAGAGGATGCTATTTTCATGCTGTCTTTCTTTGTAAATGTCTTCTCTATTGGTCCGGGTTTCCAAAGTAACAACTGTGCATCTTCTCCTCCGGTTAGCAAAGAATCATCCTGCATATTCCAAGAGAAAGAACGGACTGTAGCAGCATGCCCTCCGTGAAGGGTGGTCACATGGCTCAATCCTGATGTAGTGCAGCTCATTAAGTGAATAATTCCTGTGTTTGTTCCTCCAACAACAAacaatttgtccattttttcatgATATAGGCCACCAATTAAATAGTCCAAAATACCTTCTTTCAGATTAACCACTTCTCTGACATCTTGGATGTTCAAACATGTAATTGGTTCATCAGTATTCAGATGATTAAGATCCCACCAACAAAATCCTTCATCGTGTGTCATGCAGTAAATCTGTTTATAATCCTTTCCAGACCAACCAATACAGCTTACTGATGAAATGGAGTTACAGGTTGTAATCAGTGCATCTTCTTCATTATCCACACTAATATCAAATACATTTACCAGGCCATCAGTTGAACCTGAGACTAACATGTTGGGATTGTTGGGATGGAAGCACACTTGAGTGACATCATCACTATGAGTCTCTGAATATGCTCCAAGTGGGTCTTTAGTAGTAGACAAATCCTGAGAACTAAGTCTTGCATCCCAAAATACCAACAAGGCATCATCATCAACTTTTTCTGTACCAGCACAAATAACATGATCATTGCAGTTGAtatcaaaactaataaaaatattggaAGGGTAACCCTTGAACAGCTGGACAGGTTTTTCACTGGCTAATCGAGCATCCCAACACTTTACGGTGCCATCGCTACATGATGAATATACACTGTCACGAGAACTTGCAAATCGGACTCCACTCAGAAGTCCAGGATATCCACTAAATTCTCGTAGTACATATAACCTTTCTTTATCATATATTCTGATTGATCCATTAGAACATAAAACAGcaaccaagttttctttttctgcttgtaCAGCTTTTGATGTGTCTATACCAAGCAAATAAGTAGGCTCTTTAGTTTCCGAGGAACGTTTAACAATGCTCAGATTAGCAAATTGTTCCTCAATCTTCTCCATGTCAGGAGTAGCATCCAAGCGTAGtaaaaatctgtaataaaaatacaaaaattaaaattaaacgcAAAGCTTCTCCAAAATTATAATCAAGTCAAGAACACTTTCCTCTGAGGACCGgcacaaaataacagaaataaagtctattctaatattttaa includes the following:
- the WDR89 gene encoding WD repeat-containing protein 89 isoform X3, translated to MEKIEEQFANLSIVKRSSETKEPTYLLGIDTSKAVQAEKENLVAVLCSNGSIRIYDKERLYVLREFSGYPGLLSGVRFASSRDSVYSSCSDGTVKCWDARLASEKPVQLFKGYPSNIFISFDINCNDHVICAGTEKVDDDALLVFWDARLSSQDLSTTKDPLGAYSETHSDDVTQVCFHPNNPNMLVSGSTDGLVNVFDISVDNEEDALITTCNSISSVSCIGWSGKDYKQIYCMTHDEGFCWWDLNHLNTDEPITCLNIQDVREVVNLKEGILDYLIGGLYHEKMDKLFVVGGTNTGIIHLMSCTTSGLSHVTTLHGGHAATVRSFSWNMQDDSLLTGGEDAQLLLWKPGPIEKTFTKKDSMKIASSVSQRVRVHSNDSYKRRKKQ
- the WDR89 gene encoding WD repeat-containing protein 89 isoform X1; the encoded protein is MRDRHYMVSKVGSEGGDHQGIPMSRNKFLLRLDATPDMEKIEEQFANLSIVKRSSETKEPTYLLGIDTSKAVQAEKENLVAVLCSNGSIRIYDKERLYVLREFSGYPGLLSGVRFASSRDSVYSSCSDGTVKCWDARLASEKPVQLFKGYPSNIFISFDINCNDHVICAGTEKVDDDALLVFWDARLSSQDLSTTKDPLGAYSETHSDDVTQVCFHPNNPNMLVSGSTDGLVNVFDISVDNEEDALITTCNSISSVSCIGWSGKDYKQIYCMTHDEGFCWWDLNHLNTDEPITCLNIQDVREVVNLKEGILDYLIGGLYHEKMDKLFVVGGTNTGIIHLMSCTTSGLSHVTTLHGGHAATVRSFSWNMQDDSLLTGGEDAQLLLWKPGPIEKTFTKKDSMKIASSVSQRVRVHSNDSYKRRKKQ
- the WDR89 gene encoding WD repeat-containing protein 89 isoform X2, whose translation is MVSKVGSEGGDHQGIPMSRNKFLLRLDATPDMEKIEEQFANLSIVKRSSETKEPTYLLGIDTSKAVQAEKENLVAVLCSNGSIRIYDKERLYVLREFSGYPGLLSGVRFASSRDSVYSSCSDGTVKCWDARLASEKPVQLFKGYPSNIFISFDINCNDHVICAGTEKVDDDALLVFWDARLSSQDLSTTKDPLGAYSETHSDDVTQVCFHPNNPNMLVSGSTDGLVNVFDISVDNEEDALITTCNSISSVSCIGWSGKDYKQIYCMTHDEGFCWWDLNHLNTDEPITCLNIQDVREVVNLKEGILDYLIGGLYHEKMDKLFVVGGTNTGIIHLMSCTTSGLSHVTTLHGGHAATVRSFSWNMQDDSLLTGGEDAQLLLWKPGPIEKTFTKKDSMKIASSVSQRVRVHSNDSYKRRKKQ